The Cuculus canorus isolate bCucCan1 chromosome 5, bCucCan1.pri, whole genome shotgun sequence genome window below encodes:
- the SPATA7 gene encoding spermatogenesis-associated protein 7 gives MESGGGTSPVREYPTGVIPRCGPASPFKGHLSTKSNAFCIDSSQTLTKQYLIRDHMMFHYNRILSAKAAVDCSVPKSRLTSIKFADQQRREKLKKKIARCEEEMSMGKTASKSSSRESGRLLPSSFGKSFLEAEDKDDLFPYAQQAQYLSRALSPYSKHGLVPSRPVKYASKDFRNTSNASNSSVSTPRKCSGLSCSCSTDSFVSINHSQRQKGHSSKVCSGDLLERHSEFFTDSRKPFTPRTLISDAKSFLSEYRYYTPPRRKRKNDCKRHVEAQTQTDVISLPSAEKAFERKVMTEQQKITLKAEDGRCTVDEPERGIAACPSSFLREGSLYSQHPSARRTIKDEEEEFLYLAFIEDVTNEILSLGLFSNRVLEQLFECHIQENKNHLDESKMRHLLDVLKADLGCGPASSTEKIHSDWESVELLDLQEFDMTEELEFTSKSQSQRKATKHEEFLGSMDLPLKEPNECEFPVCRESSKETQSKDDFTEDVTEIMVAGAEPDSCVKSEEDPDTLPSCEATLNLVPCDSSLEVNRALDDLEENFADALQI, from the exons TGCGTGAATACCCAACTGGTGTCATTCCTAGATGTGGTCCAGCAAGTCCATTTAAAGGACACTTAAGTACTAAAAGTAATG CTTTCTGCATTGATTCTTCTCAAACTCTAACTAAGCAATATCTGATAAGAGATCACATGATGTTTCATTACAACAGAATCCTTTCAGCCAAAG cAGCTGTAGACTGCTCAGTGCCGAAAAGTAGGTTGACCAGCATCAAAT TTGCTGACcagcaaagaagagagaaactgaaaaagaagatagCCAGGTGTGAAGAGGAAATGAGTATGGGCAAAACTGCCTCCAAATCCAGCTCAAGAGAAAGTGGAAGGCTGCTGCCATCCTCTTTTGGAAAG agttTCTTGGAAGCAGAAGACAAAGATGATCTCTTCCCCTATGCTCAGCAGGCACAGTACCTATCAAGAGCACTGTCTCCTTATAGCAAGCATGGCTTGGTTCCATCTAGACCAGTAAAATATGCCAGCAAAGATTTTCGGAATACATCTAATGCATCAAACTCAAGTGTCAGTACACCAAGAAAATGCTCTGGACTTTCATGCAGTTGCTCCACTGATAGTTTTGTGAGCATTAATCATTCCCAGAGGCAGAAAGGGCACAGCTCCAAAGTATGCAGTGGCGACCTTCTGGAAAGGCACTCTGAATTCTTTACTGACAGCCGAAAACCTTTTACTCCACGCACCTTAATATCAGATGCTAAATCTTTCCTGTCAGAATACAGGTATTACACTCCTCCTcgaagaaagagaaaaaatgactGCAAGCGCCATGTGGAAGCTCAAACACAGACTGATGTCATCAG CCTTCCATctgcagaaaaagcatttgagaGAAAAGTTATGACTGAACAGCAGAAGATCACTTTGAAG GCTGAAGATGGGAGATGTACTGTGGATGAGCCTGAGAGAGGAATAGCTGCTTGTCCATCCTCCTTCCTAAG AGAGGGATCATTGTATTCTCAGCACCCTTCAGCAAGGAGGACTATCAAGGATGA agaagaagagTTTTTATATTTAGCTTTCATTGAAGATGTAACAAATGAAATTCTCAGCCTTGGGCTATTTTCTAACAG AGTTCTGGAACAACTATTTGAATGTCATatacaagaaaataagaacCATTTGGATGAG AGCAAAATGCGACACTTGTTGGATGTACTGAAAGCAGACCTTGGCTGTGgcccagccagcagcacagagaaaatcCACTCAGACTGGGAATCTGTTGAGTTGCTGGATCTACAAGAGTTTGATATGACAGAAGAGCTCGAGTTTACCAGTAAAAGTCAGAGCCAAAGAAAAGCTACAAAACATGAAGAATTCCTTGGGAGTATGGACTTACCATTAAAGGAACCAAATGAATGTGAATTTCCAGTATGCAGGGAAAGTTCAAAGGAGACACAGAGCAAGGATGACTTTACAGAAGATGTTACTGAAATTATGGTTGCTGGGGCAGAGCCTGATTCTTGTGTGAAGTCTGAAGAAGACCCAGATACTTTGCCTTCTTGTGAAGCAACTTTAAACTTGGTTCCTTGTGACAGCTCTTTGGAAGTCAACAGggcactggatgatcttgagGAAAACTTTGCAGATGCCCTTCAGATCTGA